The following proteins are co-located in the Haloprofundus halophilus genome:
- a CDS encoding NUDIX hydrolase N-terminal domain-containing protein, with protein MDLMRLLDELRVLSQNGLRYADDSYDEERYERILELTCRYYGAALDLPADDVRERFAAELGHVTPKVGAEAAVFDSSGRILLMRRADDGTWCLPCGWVDPNESPAKAAVRETREETGLDVSVTELVDVYHYAPSERFGPHGRVDLLYRCTVEGGSLELSPEGEALDYWEIADVPVWHKAHETYARAALGTTSKTYDDGSNG; from the coding sequence ATGGACCTCATGCGCCTGTTGGACGAGTTGCGAGTGCTGAGCCAGAACGGGCTCAGATACGCCGACGACTCCTACGACGAGGAGCGGTACGAGCGGATACTCGAACTGACGTGTCGGTACTACGGAGCGGCGCTCGACCTCCCGGCCGACGACGTTCGGGAGCGCTTCGCCGCCGAACTCGGACACGTCACGCCGAAAGTCGGCGCCGAGGCCGCCGTGTTCGACTCGTCGGGTCGGATTCTGTTGATGCGCCGCGCCGACGACGGGACGTGGTGTCTCCCCTGCGGGTGGGTCGACCCGAACGAGTCGCCGGCCAAGGCCGCGGTCCGCGAGACGCGCGAGGAGACCGGACTCGACGTCTCGGTGACCGAGCTGGTCGACGTCTATCACTACGCACCGAGCGAACGGTTCGGGCCGCACGGCCGGGTCGACCTGCTCTACCGTTGTACGGTCGAAGGCGGGTCGCTCGAACTCTCCCCCGAGGGCGAAGCGCTCGACTACTGGGAGATAGCCGACGTTCCCGTCTGGCACAAGGCGCACGAAACGTACGCCAGAGCCGCGCTCGGCACGACGTCGAAGACGTACGACGACGGGTCGAACGGCTAA
- a CDS encoding aminotransferase class V-fold PLP-dependent enzyme — MEYESTIYDELGVPNVVNAAGTKTRIGGSRIRPEAVEAMSRAAEAFVRLSDLQVRAGELISEVTGAEAGYVGSGAAACMTLAAAAAIAGDDLGTMARLPETEGVPNEIVMPRTHRNGYDHAFRAAGARIVDVGNNDNYLGTGSNSTEPWEIADAITEQTVAVGYMQKVYSTPPLDEVVEVAHDHGVPVIVDAAAEVPPRENLSAFVEAGADMVVFSGGKAIRGPQTTGILAGKREYVRSAALQHLDMHVAESVWEPPTELFDKESLDGVPRQGIGRPLKVGKEELVGLIAALEAFLDEDQDALTAEWNARLDIVSAGLEGLRGVTTRREPGGKLMVAPEVYVEVDPEAAALDAVELVGALREENPRIFVGSDDLLDGGFTINPMCLSDDGAEYVVERIRGHLG; from the coding sequence ATGGAGTACGAATCCACCATCTACGACGAGTTGGGCGTCCCGAACGTCGTCAACGCAGCGGGGACGAAGACACGCATCGGCGGCAGCCGAATCCGACCGGAGGCGGTCGAGGCGATGAGTCGGGCGGCGGAGGCGTTCGTCCGCCTCTCGGACCTGCAGGTCCGGGCGGGGGAACTCATCTCCGAGGTAACCGGTGCGGAGGCGGGATACGTCGGCAGCGGTGCGGCCGCCTGCATGACGCTCGCGGCCGCAGCGGCCATCGCCGGCGACGACCTCGGAACGATGGCGAGACTCCCGGAGACCGAGGGAGTTCCGAACGAAATCGTGATGCCCCGGACCCACCGTAACGGCTACGACCACGCGTTTCGCGCCGCGGGCGCACGAATCGTCGACGTCGGTAACAACGACAACTACCTCGGGACGGGGTCGAACAGCACCGAACCGTGGGAGATCGCCGACGCGATAACCGAACAGACGGTCGCCGTCGGCTACATGCAGAAGGTGTACAGCACGCCGCCGTTGGACGAAGTCGTCGAGGTGGCCCACGACCACGGCGTCCCGGTCATCGTCGACGCCGCCGCCGAGGTGCCGCCGCGGGAGAACCTCTCGGCGTTCGTCGAGGCGGGCGCGGACATGGTCGTCTTCAGCGGTGGAAAGGCCATCCGCGGCCCGCAGACGACGGGCATCCTCGCGGGGAAGCGAGAGTACGTCCGCTCGGCGGCGCTGCAGCACCTCGACATGCACGTCGCCGAATCCGTCTGGGAACCACCGACGGAACTGTTCGACAAGGAGTCGCTCGACGGCGTTCCTCGACAGGGAATCGGGCGACCGCTCAAAGTCGGGAAAGAGGAGCTTGTCGGGCTCATCGCGGCGTTAGAAGCGTTCCTCGACGAGGACCAGGACGCGCTCACGGCCGAGTGGAACGCCCGACTCGACATCGTTTCGGCGGGCCTCGAAGGGCTCCGCGGCGTGACGACGAGGCGGGAACCGGGTGGCAAACTGATGGTCGCTCCCGAAGTGTACGTCGAGGTCGACCCCGAAGCGGCCGCGCTCGACGCAGTCGAACTCGTCGGCGCGCTCAGGGAGGAGAACCCGCGTATCTTCGTCGGTTCCGACGACCTCCTCGACGGTGGATTCACCATCAATCCCATGTGTCTCTCTGACGACGGTGCTGAGTACGTCGTCGAGCGGATTCGGGGCCACCTCGGGTAG
- a CDS encoding CARDB domain-containing protein — MSSTRDIGSFLVTVALVFALLTAAGAPVAASAVHESDERTVQANERGGVLHQSTTQTQNQTTSGAESDDTETENETSTTETASATPTATSTPTATPTETATPTETATPGERASEGTSFEVSNLSAPSSVRRGDGIDIAATVTNRGPASGSERVNYTFGGTVVASERIALESGESTRVTFSSSFSAVEQRRGSVAPGSYVHGVRNETGEGAAARVRATPDVDFTTRTFDAPTELSHGESYIVLATVENPGETTITRTVSYEFDGSKVREKAVTVDGGEQRQVAFEIALADVEAAVGPVANGTTHSHGVVTGESRRGGEVRVVEGPSSDASMLAVEELETKSDVRPGETVTANLTVRNVGASDFEGQLSYRLDDAIVATEWVRVPIGEQRTVRFRMEYERVERAAVPLSSQETTHGVWVGDEALQTRPVTVYAPTETPTETPPPATFTPDEGASGGQSDADRSESDACQRGFFSECGGTAMDETTLTLVGIATSVFGIVYEMLKSR; from the coding sequence ATGTCATCCACGCGCGACATTGGCTCGTTTCTCGTCACCGTCGCGCTCGTTTTCGCCCTCCTCACCGCGGCTGGCGCGCCCGTCGCGGCAAGCGCCGTCCACGAATCGGACGAGAGGACCGTCCAGGCGAACGAGCGAGGCGGCGTACTCCACCAGTCGACCACGCAGACGCAAAACCAGACGACCAGCGGAGCCGAGAGCGACGACACCGAGACCGAGAACGAAACCAGTACTACAGAGACCGCGAGCGCGACACCGACAGCGACGTCGACTCCGACGGCAACGCCGACCGAGACGGCGACACCGACCGAGACGGCGACGCCCGGAGAACGCGCGAGCGAGGGGACGAGTTTCGAGGTTTCGAACCTCTCGGCGCCGTCCTCGGTTCGGCGAGGCGACGGTATCGACATCGCGGCGACGGTGACGAACCGCGGACCCGCGAGCGGCTCCGAGCGGGTCAACTACACGTTCGGCGGAACCGTCGTCGCCTCGGAGCGAATCGCGCTCGAATCAGGCGAGTCGACGCGGGTCACGTTCTCGTCGTCGTTCTCGGCGGTCGAACAGCGGCGAGGGTCGGTCGCACCCGGGAGCTACGTCCACGGAGTCCGAAACGAGACGGGGGAGGGCGCTGCCGCGCGGGTCCGGGCGACACCCGACGTCGACTTCACGACGCGGACGTTCGACGCGCCGACCGAACTCTCACACGGCGAGTCGTACATCGTCCTCGCGACGGTCGAGAACCCCGGCGAGACGACCATCACTCGGACCGTGAGCTACGAGTTCGACGGGTCGAAGGTGCGCGAGAAGGCGGTCACCGTCGACGGCGGCGAACAGCGACAGGTCGCCTTCGAGATCGCGCTCGCCGACGTCGAGGCGGCGGTCGGACCGGTCGCAAACGGAACCACGCACAGCCACGGCGTCGTCACCGGAGAGTCGAGACGCGGCGGCGAGGTTCGCGTCGTCGAAGGACCGAGTTCGGACGCGTCGATGCTCGCGGTCGAGGAACTGGAGACGAAAAGCGACGTCCGCCCGGGCGAGACGGTGACGGCGAATCTGACGGTCCGGAACGTCGGAGCGAGCGACTTCGAGGGGCAACTGTCGTATCGGCTGGACGACGCCATCGTCGCAACCGAGTGGGTCCGCGTTCCGATCGGCGAGCAGCGAACGGTGCGGTTCCGGATGGAGTACGAGCGCGTCGAACGCGCCGCGGTTCCGCTGTCCTCACAGGAGACGACCCACGGCGTCTGGGTCGGCGACGAGGCGTTGCAGACGCGGCCGGTGACCGTCTACGCGCCCACCGAGACGCCGACCGAGACGCCGCCGCCGGCGACGTTCACGCCCGACGAAGGTGCGTCCGGCGGCCAGTCGGACGCGGACCGGTCGGAGAGCGACGCGTGCCAACGCGGGTTCTTCAGCGAGTGTGGCGGAACGGCGATGGACGAGACGACGCTCACGCTCGTCGGTATCGCCACGTCCGTGTTCGGAATCGTCTACGAGATGCTCAAGAGTCGATGA
- a CDS encoding Rid family detoxifying hydrolase produces MEEIHTDAAPASIGPFSQAIRDGDRIFVSGQGPVDPESGDVVSDDIGEQTARTLDNVAAVLEAGGSSLDSVVKATVFVTDMANYDAVNEVYGEYMSDPYPARSAVEVADLPIDIGVEIEVVATVE; encoded by the coding sequence ATGGAAGAGATACACACGGACGCAGCGCCGGCCAGCATCGGTCCGTTCTCGCAGGCGATTCGGGACGGCGACCGCATCTTCGTCTCCGGGCAGGGTCCCGTCGACCCCGAATCCGGCGACGTCGTCAGCGACGACATCGGCGAACAGACCGCACGGACGCTCGACAACGTCGCCGCCGTCCTCGAAGCCGGCGGAAGCTCGCTCGACAGCGTCGTGAAGGCGACGGTGTTCGTCACCGACATGGCGAACTACGACGCGGTCAACGAGGTGTACGGCGAGTACATGAGCGACCCGTACCCCGCCCGAAGCGCCGTCGAAGTCGCCGACCTCCCCATCGATATTGGCGTCGAAATCGAGGTCGTCGCGACGGTCGAGTAG
- a CDS encoding PH domain-containing protein: MTMSRGLPAAWSALFGLPFVAVGGYIYEFQSQYPLVEGQATAPPIAGVVLGLFGLFVCGLGLYVQFVGAPPAPTMRTGERFVDDRDPAQRNALAQASASLPFLAGGISLLYFTAYPLVYPTIVLAVGLYLFSTGIHRYWRNTLTTYLVTNQRVMEEYRFLSLVRNELPMEKVRAVEERRSMRESLAGIGSVHVRAGASGGLTVTVDEVYDSTEFADVIRAQLGAGSEDADGYIDTVGTHSQSDGDRSDGPAEALAASEEASDNEFEFPSEPSNRSQNR; this comes from the coding sequence ATGACCATGTCACGAGGACTTCCCGCCGCCTGGAGCGCGCTGTTCGGGCTACCGTTCGTCGCCGTCGGCGGCTACATCTACGAGTTCCAATCGCAGTACCCGCTCGTCGAGGGGCAGGCGACGGCGCCACCGATAGCCGGCGTCGTACTCGGACTGTTCGGCCTGTTCGTCTGCGGACTCGGTCTGTACGTCCAGTTCGTCGGTGCGCCGCCGGCCCCGACGATGCGAACGGGCGAACGGTTCGTCGACGACAGGGACCCCGCCCAGCGGAACGCACTGGCGCAGGCATCCGCCTCCCTCCCGTTTCTCGCGGGCGGTATCTCGCTTCTGTACTTCACCGCGTACCCGCTCGTCTATCCGACGATAGTGCTCGCGGTGGGGCTGTACCTCTTTTCGACCGGTATCCACCGCTACTGGCGGAACACGCTCACGACGTATCTCGTGACCAACCAGCGCGTGATGGAGGAGTACCGGTTTCTCTCGCTCGTCAGAAACGAACTGCCGATGGAGAAAGTCCGCGCCGTCGAGGAGCGACGGTCGATGCGGGAGTCGCTGGCGGGAATCGGCAGCGTCCACGTCAGGGCGGGCGCGTCCGGCGGTCTCACCGTCACCGTCGACGAGGTGTACGATTCGACGGAGTTCGCGGACGTGATTCGCGCCCAACTCGGCGCTGGTTCGGAGGACGCCGACGGCTACATCGATACCGTCGGTACGCACTCGCAGTCAGACGGCGACCGGTCGGACGGACCCGCGGAGGCGCTCGCAGCGAGCGAAGAGGCGTCTGACAACGAGTTCGAGTTCCCGAGCGAGCCCTCGAACCGGTCACAGAACCGCTAA
- a CDS encoding aldose 1-epimerase, whose amino-acid sequence MLPDWNSSPRISTAFTYRGLDAVLLENRSLRVVLLPEKGGDIVSLRDKRTDVDVLWHAPHNWSAPTARYLPSEPNSTWNDHYPGGWQTNLPNAGGEREIAGSAYGLHGESALLPWDATVTRADDEAVSVRLEVELVRYPFSVERELTLHADESKLRCSETVTNHGGVELDYVWQQHIALGPPLLAPDARLDVPAARGVVEDYGDGYPNRRLRSGAEFDWPNAPGHDGGEIDLSTDVPGQDAEIHDLAYAIDLSEGWYALTNPELNLGFALRFPTDPFESLWYWQPFGGYAESPFWNRTYNVGLEPTTAYPGDTEGQRTSGTMKTLAPGETVEAEFVAATYGGLSAVDSVSADGVVDGPPR is encoded by the coding sequence ATGCTACCCGACTGGAACAGTAGCCCTCGAATCTCGACGGCGTTCACCTACCGAGGTCTCGACGCAGTACTGCTGGAAAACCGGTCGCTCAGAGTCGTACTACTTCCCGAGAAGGGAGGCGACATCGTCTCTCTGCGGGACAAACGAACCGACGTGGACGTTCTCTGGCACGCACCGCACAACTGGAGTGCACCGACTGCCCGCTATCTCCCTTCGGAACCGAACTCCACGTGGAACGATCACTATCCGGGCGGATGGCAGACGAACTTGCCGAACGCCGGCGGTGAGCGGGAGATCGCCGGAAGCGCGTACGGACTCCACGGCGAGAGCGCGTTGCTCCCTTGGGATGCGACCGTCACCCGCGCGGACGACGAAGCAGTGTCGGTTCGGCTCGAAGTAGAGTTAGTGCGCTATCCGTTCTCCGTCGAACGAGAGCTCACACTCCACGCCGACGAATCGAAACTACGCTGTTCCGAAACGGTGACAAACCACGGTGGGGTTGAACTCGACTACGTTTGGCAGCAACACATCGCGCTCGGTCCCCCGCTTCTTGCACCCGATGCGCGTCTGGATGTCCCCGCCGCTCGCGGCGTCGTCGAAGACTACGGTGACGGCTACCCGAACCGTCGCCTTCGGAGCGGAGCGGAGTTCGACTGGCCGAACGCACCGGGCCACGACGGCGGCGAGATAGACCTCTCGACGGACGTTCCGGGCCAGGACGCCGAGATTCACGACCTCGCCTACGCCATCGATCTGTCCGAGGGCTGGTACGCGCTCACGAACCCGGAACTCAACCTCGGATTCGCGCTTCGGTTCCCGACGGACCCGTTCGAGTCGCTGTGGTACTGGCAGCCGTTCGGCGGGTACGCCGAGTCGCCATTCTGGAACCGAACGTACAACGTCGGTCTCGAACCGACGACGGCGTATCCCGGCGATACCGAGGGACAGCGAACGTCCGGTACGATGAAGACGCTCGCTCCCGGCGAGACCGTCGAAGCCGAGTTCGTCGCCGCGACGTACGGCGGTCTCTCCGCGGTCGATTCCGTTTCCGCCGACGGCGTCGTCGACGGACCTCCGCGGTGA